Proteins encoded within one genomic window of Panacibacter microcysteis:
- the rhaT gene encoding L-rhamnose/proton symporter RhaT, translating into MQALLGVIFHFIGGFASGSFYMPYKKVRGWHWESFWIVGGLFSWLIAPPLAAWLTIPGFADIIKSAGGTTLGMCYFFGVLWGIGGLTYGLGVRYLGVSLGSSVILGLCMVFGALIPALYYDLFPKAGKDTLSLLTQTNWGLTVLAGLALCIVGIVICGKAGMMKEKQISSHTTDPHGAGGKTEYRFGLGMFVAIVSGVLSACFNFGLEAGKPMAELANNLWKAANPGQGEFLYQNNVTYVVVLWGGLTTNFIWCMILNARNKTFGDYTNKQTPLAANYLFSALAGITWFLQFFFYGMGESKLGNGASSWILHMAFIILVANMWGLVLKEWKGVNKQTISTIIAGIIIIILSVLLVGYGNSIK; encoded by the coding sequence ATGCAGGCTTTACTTGGTGTAATATTTCATTTTATCGGCGGCTTTGCTTCGGGTAGTTTCTACATGCCCTATAAGAAAGTAAGGGGCTGGCATTGGGAGAGCTTCTGGATTGTGGGCGGCCTGTTTTCCTGGCTGATCGCTCCACCACTAGCCGCCTGGTTAACCATACCCGGCTTTGCAGACATTATAAAAAGTGCAGGTGGTACAACACTTGGTATGTGTTATTTCTTTGGCGTATTATGGGGCATCGGGGGTTTAACGTATGGCCTGGGCGTCCGCTATCTTGGCGTATCACTCGGCAGCAGTGTTATACTTGGCCTCTGTATGGTATTCGGTGCATTGATTCCGGCTTTGTATTACGACCTGTTTCCGAAAGCAGGTAAAGACACATTATCGCTGCTCACCCAAACAAACTGGGGGCTCACCGTATTGGCGGGTCTCGCGCTTTGCATAGTAGGTATTGTTATCTGTGGCAAAGCCGGTATGATGAAGGAAAAACAGATCAGCAGTCATACTACAGACCCGCATGGCGCCGGTGGCAAAACAGAGTACAGGTTTGGTCTTGGCATGTTTGTAGCAATCGTGTCCGGCGTATTAAGCGCCTGCTTCAATTTTGGCCTGGAGGCAGGTAAGCCCATGGCTGAACTGGCCAACAACCTGTGGAAAGCTGCAAACCCCGGCCAGGGCGAGTTCCTGTACCAGAACAATGTTACATACGTGGTGGTGTTGTGGGGCGGCCTTACCACCAATTTTATATGGTGTATGATTTTGAATGCGCGCAACAAAACATTTGGAGACTATACCAACAAACAAACACCGCTGGCCGCCAATTATCTCTTTTCCGCACTGGCAGGCATTACCTGGTTTTTGCAATTCTTTTTTTATGGTATGGGAGAAAGTAAACTTGGCAACGGCGCAAGCTCATGGATACTGCACATGGCGTTCATTATTCTTGTAGCCAACATGTGGGGGCTGGTATTAAAAGAGTGGAAAGGTGTAAACAAACAGACGATCTCAACAATTATAGCCGGTATCATCATCATCATCCTGTCTGTGTTATTGGTAGGGTATGGCAATTCAATAAAGTAG